In the Gymnodinialimonas sp. 202GB13-11 genome, one interval contains:
- a CDS encoding MerR family DNA-binding transcriptional regulator: MTQDTMTIRQMCDAFDVTPRTLRFYESKELLFPIRDGQRRLFTRRDRARLKLILRGKRFGFSLEEIRQLLDLYYVDDSQQTQLSQTLDIAQERLSDMERQRAELDEAIDELRNQMQLVGDMLSSNKPAA; encoded by the coding sequence ATGACCCAGGATACTATGACGATCCGCCAGATGTGTGATGCATTTGACGTGACCCCACGGACCTTGCGTTTCTACGAATCCAAGGAACTGCTGTTCCCCATCCGTGACGGCCAGCGCCGTCTGTTCACACGCCGTGACCGCGCGCGTCTCAAGCTGATCCTGCGCGGCAAGCGCTTTGGCTTCAGCTTGGAGGAGATCCGCCAGCTCCTCGACCTCTACTACGTCGATGACAGTCAGCAGACACAGCTGAGCCAGACCCTCGACATAGCGCAGGAGCGTCTGTCCGATATGGAACGCCAGCGCGCCGAACTCGACGAAGCGATCGACGAGTTGCGCAACCAGATGCAGTTGGTGGGCGATATGCTCTCCAGCAACAAACCCGCCGCCTGA
- a CDS encoding PaaI family thioesterase, producing MRKAPEPVHIIKERRDKALAALVDGVPYIRTLGVSFDRRGDELTAVLNYDDKLIGNPLLPALHGGATASFLEVSAIMELSFAILWDEIESGRLDADSLSPETLPRLPKTIDFTVDYLRSGLPRDAYARARVNRSGRRYASVHVEAWQDNRDRLFAQATGHFLMPERS from the coding sequence ATGAGAAAAGCACCAGAACCCGTTCACATCATTAAGGAAAGGCGCGATAAAGCGCTGGCGGCGCTAGTTGATGGTGTGCCGTATATCCGGACGCTTGGTGTGAGTTTCGACCGCCGTGGGGACGAGCTGACCGCCGTGCTGAATTACGATGACAAGTTGATCGGAAACCCACTTCTGCCCGCACTACACGGTGGTGCAACGGCTTCTTTCCTTGAGGTGTCTGCAATCATGGAATTGTCGTTCGCCATTCTTTGGGACGAGATCGAAAGCGGAAGGTTGGATGCGGATAGCTTGTCGCCAGAAACACTGCCTCGGCTGCCAAAAACGATCGATTTCACAGTGGATTACCTTCGGTCCGGCCTGCCTCGCGATGCCTATGCGCGTGCAAGGGTCAACCGCTCAGGTCGACGTTATGCAAGCGTGCATGTTGAGGCGTGGCAGGACAATCGCGACCGCCTGTTTGCACAGGCAACAGGGCATTTCCTGATGCCGGAGCGCAGTTAG
- a CDS encoding quinone-dependent dihydroorotate dehydrogenase → MLENIGLKLLRSMDPERAHGAALLALRMGLGPLTGPFTTDRLKTRVAGLDLLNPIGLAAGFDKNAEAAGPLQRAGFGFIEVGAATPKPQPGNPKPRLFRLSEDQAAINRFGFNNDGMEAIAERLEKTPREIPIGLNLGANKDSADRLEDFAAVYRRCAPHIDFATINVSSPNTEKLRDLQGKEALAEIISRVDAVRLIEAEPVALFLKIAPDLTQQDIEDIVEVILDAPGRISGIIATNTTLDRDGLQSPHAGEKGGLSGQPVFEKSTRVLAQLHAHTRGTIPLIGVGGVASPEQAYAKIRAGASAVQLYTGLVYGGLSLVTEIAQGLDALLERDGHANVADAVGTGVSEWT, encoded by the coding sequence ATGCTGGAAAATATCGGCCTTAAACTCCTCCGCTCGATGGATCCGGAACGCGCCCACGGCGCAGCGCTTCTGGCGTTGCGCATGGGGCTCGGCCCGCTCACCGGCCCCTTCACCACCGACCGTCTGAAAACGCGGGTGGCGGGCCTTGATCTGCTCAATCCCATTGGGCTCGCCGCTGGTTTCGACAAGAACGCGGAGGCGGCTGGCCCGCTGCAACGCGCAGGCTTCGGCTTTATCGAAGTCGGTGCGGCCACCCCCAAACCCCAACCCGGCAACCCAAAGCCCCGCCTTTTCCGACTCAGCGAAGATCAAGCAGCCATCAACCGCTTCGGCTTCAACAATGACGGGATGGAGGCGATTGCCGAGCGGCTCGAAAAAACGCCCCGCGAAATCCCCATCGGCCTGAACCTCGGCGCCAACAAGGACAGCGCCGACCGGTTAGAGGATTTCGCCGCCGTCTACCGCCGCTGCGCGCCCCATATCGACTTTGCGACGATCAACGTCTCCTCCCCCAACACCGAAAAGCTGCGGGATTTGCAGGGGAAAGAGGCACTGGCTGAGATCATCTCCCGCGTCGACGCCGTCCGCCTGATCGAGGCTGAGCCTGTCGCGCTGTTCCTCAAGATCGCCCCCGATCTGACCCAACAAGACATCGAGGATATCGTCGAAGTCATCCTCGACGCGCCCGGCCGCATCTCCGGCATTATCGCGACCAACACAACGCTCGACCGTGATGGCCTGCAAAGCCCGCACGCCGGCGAAAAAGGCGGCCTCTCCGGCCAGCCGGTGTTTGAGAAATCGACCCGCGTTCTGGCGCAACTTCACGCCCATACGCGCGGCACGATCCCCCTGATCGGCGTCGGCGGCGTGGCCTCGCCCGAACAAGCCTATGCCAAGATCCGCGCGGGCGCGTCAGCAGTGCAGCTTTACACCGGCCTTGTTTACGGCGGCCTGTCGCTGGTGACCGAGATCGCCCAGGGCCTCGACGCGCTCTTGGAACGCGACGGCCACGCAAATGTCGCCGACGCCGTCGGAACCGGAGTATCGGAATGGACCTGA
- a CDS encoding PaaI family thioesterase, whose protein sequence is MSKTSPPPAPDKAKIARQFIEAIPFSKALQMSLDEIGDGLAVISMPYDEALVGDPRTGVIHGGAVSALMDTCGGAAVMSHPEALAATATIDLRIDYMRPATPGDRITAKAHCYHVTRSVAFIRAEAFDHDESRPVAAATGAFTVTRG, encoded by the coding sequence ATGAGCAAGACAAGCCCCCCGCCCGCCCCTGACAAAGCGAAGATCGCGAGACAGTTCATTGAGGCTATCCCGTTTTCAAAGGCTTTGCAGATGAGCTTGGACGAAATTGGCGATGGATTGGCCGTGATTTCAATGCCTTATGACGAAGCGTTGGTGGGCGATCCGCGCACAGGTGTGATCCACGGCGGTGCGGTCTCGGCGCTTATGGACACGTGCGGTGGGGCAGCGGTGATGAGCCACCCGGAGGCTTTGGCAGCCACTGCAACGATTGATCTGAGGATCGACTATATGCGGCCCGCCACGCCGGGCGACCGGATCACCGCGAAAGCCCATTGCTATCATGTGACCCGCTCGGTCGCGTTTATTCGGGCCGAGGCGTTTGACCATGATGAAAGCCGTCCTGTTGCCGCAGCAACCGGCGCTTTCACTGTGACGAGGGGCTGA
- the arsC gene encoding arsenate reductase (glutaredoxin) (This arsenate reductase requires both glutathione and glutaredoxin to convert arsenate to arsenite, after which the efflux transporter formed by ArsA and ArsB can extrude the arsenite from the cell, providing resistance.), which produces MDLTLWHNPRCSKSRQALALLEDGGHAPSVRLYLTNAPTEDEISDLLARLKVEPRAMMRTGEKIYKDLGLKDADDPALIIAMATHPILIERPILLTAETAIIGRPPERVLTLV; this is translated from the coding sequence ATGGACCTGACCCTGTGGCACAACCCGCGCTGCTCCAAATCACGCCAAGCGCTGGCCCTTCTGGAGGATGGTGGTCATGCGCCTTCGGTGCGCCTCTATCTGACCAATGCGCCGACCGAAGACGAAATCTCCGATCTGCTGGCACGCCTGAAGGTCGAACCGCGCGCCATGATGCGGACTGGCGAGAAGATCTACAAAGATCTCGGTTTGAAAGATGCCGATGATCCGGCGCTGATCATCGCGATGGCCACCCACCCGATCCTGATAGAACGCCCGATCCTTCTGACGGCGGAAACCGCCATCATCGGTCGCCCGCCGGAACGCGTGCTCACCCTGGTCTAA
- a CDS encoding MerR family DNA-binding transcriptional regulator translates to MSEERLDFKEMCAKFDVTPRTLRHYEYIELLAPEREGRARFYGPREVARMTLILRGRRFGFSLEEIRQWLEIYDKGEGWEAQKEIWIQYADKQLDELHKRRVELDEVIAELKTLRDETASNL, encoded by the coding sequence ATGTCCGAAGAACGCCTAGATTTCAAAGAGATGTGCGCGAAGTTCGACGTGACGCCGCGCACATTGCGCCATTACGAATACATCGAATTGCTGGCCCCGGAACGCGAAGGGCGTGCCCGGTTTTACGGCCCCCGCGAAGTGGCCCGCATGACCCTGATCCTTCGCGGACGTCGTTTTGGCTTCAGCCTAGAAGAAATTCGCCAATGGCTTGAAATTTATGACAAAGGCGAAGGTTGGGAAGCTCAGAAAGAGATTTGGATCCAGTATGCAGACAAGCAGCTGGATGAGTTGCACAAACGGCGCGTCGAACTGGATGAGGTTATTGCCGAGTTGAAAACCCTCCGCGACGAAACCGCGTCCAACCTGTGA
- a CDS encoding DUF952 domain-containing protein, with protein sequence MRIYKILRASEWADLQAKGETPGAPIDVADGFVHFSTAAQAQETAAKHFSGEEGLILAALEADVLGDALKWEVSRGGDKFPHLYAPLRLADVIWHGPLPLIDGTHIFPKDM encoded by the coding sequence ATGCGCATTTACAAGATCCTGCGGGCCTCAGAATGGGCCGATCTGCAAGCCAAGGGTGAGACGCCCGGTGCCCCCATCGACGTGGCCGATGGCTTTGTCCATTTCTCGACCGCTGCACAGGCACAGGAAACCGCCGCAAAACACTTTTCGGGTGAAGAGGGGCTGATCCTCGCAGCACTTGAGGCCGACGTCTTGGGCGATGCCCTGAAGTGGGAGGTCTCGCGCGGCGGCGACAAATTTCCCCACCTCTACGCCCCGCTGCGGCTGGCGGACGTAATCTGGCACGGGCCTCTGCCCCTGATCGACGGCACGCATATCTTCCCGAAAGACATGTAG
- a CDS encoding MATE family efflux transporter: MNVPADASTPPKPLTHKRVLKIAGPIVLSNATVPLLGIVDVGVVGQMGEAAPIGAVGIGAIILSSVFWIFGFLRMGTVGLVGQAEGAGDRAEVSAILTRALMIAGVGGLLLISLYPVIVWAAFSWDPTSEEVEVLAREYLFIRIWTAPFAIAVYALTGWLIAQERTGAVFWVQLLMNGLNISLNFLFVLGFEWGVAGVALSTAIAEVVGAAVGFWFCRNAFDRPDWRDWGRVFDRARMIKMALLNVDILIRSALLVAMFTSFTFLGAQFGDVTLAANEVLIQFMYLTAYAMDGFAFAAETLIARAYGRKDPARVRRSAGLTSIWGLGICTGFAVLFFVLGPVFIDVLAKDAEVQAAGRVYLPWMIAAPVVGCAAWMLDGIFIGAARGRDMRNMMIISALIYVVAVIVLIPIFENHGVWLALLVSFAARGITLGVKYPALERAAGD; encoded by the coding sequence ATGAACGTGCCAGCAGACGCCAGCACCCCGCCAAAGCCGCTGACGCACAAAAGGGTCCTCAAAATCGCGGGTCCCATTGTGCTGTCGAATGCAACGGTCCCGCTATTGGGCATCGTAGATGTAGGCGTGGTCGGACAGATGGGCGAGGCCGCGCCGATTGGGGCTGTGGGCATCGGGGCGATCATTTTATCCAGTGTTTTCTGGATCTTCGGCTTTCTGCGCATGGGGACGGTGGGCCTTGTCGGGCAGGCCGAAGGGGCTGGCGACAGGGCAGAGGTTTCGGCCATTTTGACGCGCGCGTTGATGATTGCCGGTGTGGGCGGGCTTTTACTAATCTCGCTCTACCCGGTGATCGTTTGGGCGGCCTTTTCCTGGGACCCGACCAGTGAGGAGGTTGAAGTTCTCGCGCGGGAATACCTGTTCATCCGTATCTGGACCGCGCCCTTTGCGATTGCCGTTTACGCACTGACGGGCTGGCTTATCGCGCAGGAGCGCACGGGCGCTGTCTTCTGGGTGCAGCTGCTGATGAATGGTCTCAATATAAGCCTTAACTTCTTGTTTGTATTGGGTTTTGAGTGGGGCGTCGCAGGGGTCGCCCTGTCCACGGCCATTGCCGAGGTGGTCGGGGCCGCAGTGGGATTCTGGTTTTGCCGCAATGCCTTCGACCGCCCGGATTGGCGCGATTGGGGCCGGGTGTTCGACCGCGCGCGGATGATCAAGATGGCGCTGTTGAACGTGGACATCCTGATCCGGTCTGCGTTGCTGGTGGCGATGTTCACCTCGTTCACCTTTCTGGGCGCGCAGTTCGGTGATGTGACGCTGGCTGCGAATGAAGTTCTCATACAATTCATGTACTTAACGGCCTATGCGATGGACGGCTTCGCCTTCGCGGCAGAGACATTGATCGCACGCGCCTATGGCCGAAAGGACCCGGCGCGGGTCAGGCGCTCTGCCGGGCTGACTTCGATCTGGGGGCTGGGAATTTGTACGGGTTTTGCCGTGCTTTTCTTCGTCTTGGGCCCTGTTTTCATTGATGTATTAGCCAAGGATGCAGAAGTGCAGGCGGCGGGGCGTGTCTACCTACCGTGGATGATCGCGGCCCCCGTTGTGGGCTGCGCGGCTTGGATGCTGGATGGCATTTTTATCGGCGCGGCGCGCGGGCGCGACATGAGAAACATGATGATTATCAGCGCTTTGATCTACGTTGTTGCAGTTATTGTGCTGATCCCGATCTTCGAAAATCACGGGGTCTGGCTTGCCCTGCTGGTGAGTTTCGCAGCCCGTGGCATCACCCTTGGGGTAAAGTATCCGGCCCTTGAGCGGGCAGCGGGCGACTGA